ATAGCTGCAGCAAAACTTGCATAAGGCTGAGCACCTGATACCATGGTTCCATTTACAAATGTAGCTGGTGTCCCTTGTACTCCGATAGCAGCTCCTGAAGTAAAGTCTTCAGAAACCTTTGAAGCATTATCACCATTATCAAGACAATCATTAAATGTACTAGTATTTAACCCTAAATCAGACGCATATCCTTTTAGATCATCAATAGTCATATTGTCTTGATTAGCAAATATTAGATCATGCATTTCCCAAAATTTATCTTGATCTGCTGCACACTCAGAAGCTTCAGCGGCTTTTTGTACATTTTCATGAAATGATAATGGAAAATGTCTATATATTAATTGAACTTTACCATCATATTCTTCTAACACTTGTTCCATGGTTGGTACCACTCGACTAGAAAACGGGCATTCAAAATCTGAATACTGTATTAGAGCTACTGGTGCATTTATATCACCTCGAATATGATCACCATCCACAACCTCTACATCTACAACTACTGGAGCAACAGGAGTAGGAGCAGCTGTATTAGTATTAACTACTGCAGCTGTATTAGTATTTGTTTTGGTTGTAGTATTACCACCATCGTCATTAGACATTGCAAACATCATAAACAAACCTATTATTGCAGCAAATGCTACACCAGATAAAACGCCCATTACAAAAGACATTTTTGGGGACATTTTATAGACTACTTCTTCATTTTTTTCTTCTGTCATATTTTATTTTAAATTGATTAATTTCAGGCAGACCTGCCTGCCCCCGTCCCGCTGTAAGCGGAGCCTCGCCGTTGGCGGGGCGTGGCCGTCAGACAGGGCCTGATCCGACCCCGCCTGCGACGCCACTTTGGCGGGCAGGTTTGCCGGAAATTATTTATTAAATAAATGCCAATATATAATAGCATAAAAAAATTCATTCTTCAAATGATGCATTTAACTATTAAGATTGGTTATAAATCACTAATAACTCATCAATAATTGATTTAAAATTATCTACGGATACTGATCCCTCAAACTTAGTACCATTAATAAAAAATGTAGGAGTACCATCAACTCCAGCAACGATCCCGCTAGCAAAATCCTGTTGCACCTCTTCATAATAACGATCACTATCTAAACATTCATTAAACTGTCCTGCGTCCATTCCTACTTCAGTAGCATATTGTTTTAGCGCCGTTACAGATAAATCTGTATTTATATAAATTTTATCATGCATTTCCCAAAACTTATTTTGTTCGGACGCACACTCTCCTGCTTCAGCAGCCTTTAATGATTGAGGATGTATTGTCGAATTTGGGAAATCCCTATATATGAATTTAA
This region of Bacteroidota bacterium genomic DNA includes:
- a CDS encoding thioredoxin domain-containing protein, whose protein sequence is MTEEKNEEVVYKMSPKMSFVMGVLSGVAFAAIIGLFMMFAMSNDDGGNTTTKTNTNTAAVVNTNTAAPTPVAPVVVDVEVVDGDHIRGDINAPVALIQYSDFECPFSSRVVPTMEQVLEEYDGKVQLIYRHFPLSFHENVQKAAEASECAADQDKFWEMHDLIFANQDNMTIDDLKGYASDLGLNTSTFNDCLDNGDNASKVSEDFTSGAAIGVQGTPATFVNGTMVSGAQPYASFAAAIDAELAK
- a CDS encoding DsbA family protein; amino-acid sequence: MTDELDLNLPTEDATQKKQPVQAPKEGKKQPKKGKKSHRVLWVVLSIFLVFLIVVGVWFYGLVKENIDMILNEDNTTIHDIATNDDPYAGSNDAKIVIVEFSDFQCPYCTQAFSTVREVISTYGDQIKFIYRDFPNSTIHPQSLKAAEAGECASEQNKFWEMHDKIYINTDLSVTALKQYATEVGMDAGQFNECLDSDRYYEEVQQDFASGIVAGVDGTPTFFINGTKFEGSVSVDNFKSIIDELLVIYNQS